One region of Eleutherodactylus coqui strain aEleCoq1 chromosome 5, aEleCoq1.hap1, whole genome shotgun sequence genomic DNA includes:
- the LOC136627763 gene encoding uncharacterized protein, translating to MPSCIVNGCIHKTTKKNCNEDGVIMHAFPSSLRRIKLWLRSIEKNNHQYFGNIDALADNIFYKKNNSSFRICSDHFVSECYAPGHSKRRALRPDAIPTIFCAPLTLTALQDTIPPQHTPFMVDAITQTDPYTNTEDKGAQWPEFEFNIGGQPWKIDHDHMYHTSTAKKSNRSVNAGSYVTAEDNLMIYGLKTQQSTLLKESGVTNASRCSAPTQDHMSHSSVYSDRDSCLRQETVDESCVKERKFIVFESCLDVLFEKIRCNNADCNAPLIRTQKHVLGSYLSVTGQCRQGHIFHLWHSQPTRGDVALGNVLSSAAVLFSGSNFQKVREMCQLLGLQFISHTLYAIYQQKYLFPTVDIHWQQERLRLNEASLGTRMCLAGSGQCRTYENGSRYGLYTFLDVATKRIVDFETVQGTKANSYAALQRKAFVRCLNRILQDEFEVVSVATDNHPKIKKTCEQYYRIRHEYDVWQYTKSIEKRLLAASRKENCSVIADWIPSIKKHLWWCTGTSNGNAEVLRELWQTLLLHVTDQHKWDHGELYHACAHRPLTNLKRHCQPWIQENSQPYIALYDVVMNPKVLKDLNHLSQFLHTGEMEVYHHFVAKYRPKKVHLKMDALEARLRLAALAHNANVHRQRTKVNSIWHGKAPIGTLRRDLVSTHKATISKTLCGSSTNSHLLPLMTDVLKFFDCRHSKDRSLWTSVFRDMTEQRLNKRSY from the coding sequence ATGCCTTCTTGTATCGTCAATGGCTGTATTCATAAGACTACAAAGAAGAATTGCAATGAGGATGGAGTTATAATGCACGCATTCCCATCTAGTCTCCGCAGAATAAAGCTATGGCTGAGAAGTATTGAAAAAAACAACCATCAGTACTTTGGGAACATCGATGCGTTGGCCGacaacattttttataaaaagaATAACAGTTCTTTTCGGATTTGTTCAGACCATTTTGTGTCGGAGTGCTACGCTCCAGGGCACAGTAAGAGAAGAGCCCTGAGACCGGATGCAATAcccaccatcttctgcgcaccACTTACCTTAACTGCTCTGCAAGACACTATCCCTCCACAACATACTCCTTTCATGGTGGATGCTATCACACAGACGGATCCCTACACCAACACCGAGGACAAAGGTGCACAGTGGCCAGAATTTGAGTTCAATATTGGAGGGCAGCCTTGGAAGATAGACCACGACCATATGTACCACACGTCTACTGCCAAAAAATCGAATCGCTCTGTGAATGCTGGCTCCTATGTAACTGCTGAAGATAACCTCATGATTTACGGATTAAAAACACAACAGTCAACCCTGCTAAAAGAATCTGGGGTAACGAATGCCTCTCGCTGCTCGGCACCAACCCAGGACCACATGTCTCACTCATCTGTATATTCGGACCGGGACAGTTGCCTGCGTCAAGAAACAGTCGATGAGAGCTGCGTAAAAGAACGCAAATTTATAGTGTTCGAGTCGTGCCTTGATGTTTTGTTCGAGAAGATTAGATGTAACAATGCAGACTGTAACGCCCCCCTTATTCGGACACAAAAACATGTTTTGGGCTCCTACTTGTCTGTGACCGGTCAGTGCCGTCAAGGCCATATCTTTCATCTGTGGCACAGCCAGCCTACCAGAGGTGATGTTGCTCTTGGAAATGTTTTGAGTTCCGCTGCTGTGTTATTCAGTGGGTCCAATTTTCAGAAAGTTCGAGAGATGTGTCAATTATTGGGGCTGCAGTTCATATCACACACATTATATGCCATATATcaacaaaaatatctgtttcctaCGGTGGACATTCACTGGCAGCAAGAACGTCTAAGACTCAACGAAGCTTCCTTAGGCACTCGGATGTGTCTTGCAGGTAGTGGACAATGCAGGACTTACGAGAATGGCTCAAGGTACGGCCTTTACACTTTCCTTGATGTAGCAACCAAGAGAATCGTTGACTTTGAAACTGTTCAGGGGACGAAAGCGAACTCCTATGCGGCTTTGCAAAGGAAAGCATTTGTAAGGTGCTTAAATAGGATATTACAGGACGAGTTTGAGGTTGTATCTGTTGCTACGGACAATCATCCAAAAATAAAGAAGACTTGTGAGCAGTACTACAGGATCCGGCATGAGTATGATGTTTGGCAATATACAAAAAGCATAGAGAAACGTCTTCTAGCTGCCAGCAGGAAGGAAAATTGTTCTGTGATAGCAGACTGGATTCCCAGCATTAAGAAACACTTGTGGTGGTGCACCGGTACCAGCAATGGAAATGCGGAGGTGCTTCGCGAACTGTGGCAAACTCTGCTTCTGCATGTGACTGACCAACATAAATGGGATCATGGTGAACTGTACCATGCATGTGCACATAGACCCTTAACAAATCTTAAACGGCATTGTCAACCTTGGATACAAGAAAACTCTCAGCCGTATATTGCGTTGTATGACGTGGTAATGAATCCCAAAGTCCTCAAAGATCTTAATCATCTCTCTCAGTTTTTACATACTGGAGAAATGGAAGTATATCACCATTTTGTAGCAAAATACAGGCCAAAAAAGGTTCATTTAAAAATGGATGCATTAGAAGCTCGTCTTAGGCTTGCAGCATTGGCGCACAATGCAAATGTTCACAGACAACGTACCAAGGTGAATTCTATATGGCACGGTAAAGCTCCAATCGGAACACTGAGACGGGATCTGGTTTCCACACACAAAGCAACAATCTCAAAGACACTCTGTGGCTCTTCTACTAATTCGCACCTATTACCCCTGATGACCGATGTCTTAAAGTTCTTTGATTGTCGCCATTCAAAAGATCGTTCCTTGTGGACGTCCGTATTCAGAGACATGACAGAACAGAGGCTAAACAAAAGGAGTTATTAG